In bacterium, the following proteins share a genomic window:
- the hemW gene encoding radical SAM family heme chaperone HemW translates to MIGIYIHVPYCSKICPYCDFNTYATQRLPEEEFVNSIIQELRLHSSQGKIQQKRVNSVFYGGGTPSLLTTDAISRIHEALTKEFSIDWNDVEVTIEANPQDITPQYAKALQEMRINRVSLGVQSLSPAILSFLGREHSPQDVRTALSSLHSASLENINMDIIFGSPVHSLSELKRDLESYIALYPAHISTYSLTIEPGTPFYKAATSGALTPMSDELVREQYETLMELLPTFGFFQYEVSNFARPGFQCRHNEHYWMRESYLGLGPGAHSYLKEEGTRWANVRRPEEYRSQLMRQELPIAWAEQLSREDVISEILMLGLRRVEGIELVEPFSMLTPLEAQRLSTRLQALHEEGLGVHSREKGRFSLTKDGLCVADSIISDLIASIGEAIETTEKK, encoded by the coding sequence ATGATAGGCATCTATATTCACGTTCCCTATTGCAGCAAAATCTGCCCCTACTGCGATTTCAACACCTATGCAACTCAGCGACTCCCAGAAGAGGAATTCGTAAACTCGATCATACAAGAGCTCCGACTCCATTCCAGCCAAGGGAAAATCCAACAAAAAAGGGTGAACTCGGTCTTTTATGGGGGAGGCACCCCATCTCTGCTGACCACTGATGCTATTTCACGCATCCATGAAGCGCTGACAAAAGAATTCTCGATTGATTGGAATGACGTTGAAGTTACCATCGAAGCGAATCCGCAGGATATCACGCCACAATATGCGAAAGCACTTCAAGAAATGAGAATCAATCGAGTGAGTCTTGGCGTTCAATCACTCTCGCCTGCCATTCTATCATTTCTAGGACGAGAGCACTCACCGCAGGATGTACGCACAGCGCTGAGCAGTCTACACAGCGCGTCTCTTGAGAACATTAATATGGATATTATTTTTGGCTCTCCAGTTCACTCACTTTCAGAGCTCAAGCGGGATCTTGAAAGCTATATAGCCCTCTATCCAGCCCATATCTCTACCTACTCACTCACCATTGAACCAGGGACTCCATTCTATAAAGCTGCTACATCCGGAGCACTTACGCCCATGTCTGATGAGCTCGTCCGCGAACAGTATGAAACCCTCATGGAACTTTTGCCGACATTTGGATTTTTTCAATATGAAGTAAGCAACTTTGCTCGCCCTGGCTTTCAATGCCGTCACAATGAGCACTATTGGATGCGTGAGAGCTATCTTGGTCTCGGGCCAGGAGCTCACTCATATCTCAAAGAGGAGGGGACACGGTGGGCAAATGTAAGGCGTCCTGAGGAGTATCGATCACAACTCATGCGCCAAGAACTTCCGATAGCATGGGCAGAACAGCTCTCTCGAGAAGATGTCATCAGTGAAATATTGATGCTTGGACTCCGTCGTGTAGAGGGAATCGAGCTCGTTGAGCCATTTTCAATGCTCACTCCCTTAGAGGCTCAACGATTATCCACTCGACTACAGGCTCTTCATGAGGAGGGGCTCGGAGTACATAGTCGGGAAAAAGGGCGTTT